The following proteins are co-located in the Megalops cyprinoides isolate fMegCyp1 chromosome 15, fMegCyp1.pri, whole genome shotgun sequence genome:
- the nid1a gene encoding nidogen-1, which translates to MGLQRQGWLVWVTLLSLGVSVSCVRRSELFQYGESAGDRVLEQGNDRTQELVLDKPLLFYDRKFDRVYINTNGFVAVERPTAESEYLRNMPASFGMIAALQGDLDTSDGVGKVFFRHDSSPATLRLAAQHINRAFPEDNEVEPSHALVVTWDSVAPHEPHIGGDGHDKQRNTFQLVVASVETASYAILLYPREGMQFLSTSTGGENGPLQAGFSKGLVKFLLWTTRQGPYYRITTSDKESVRKLAEQTNSGKRGVWVYEIGTSPYFTAVAPGEVTELPVEAGQERVSYNVQEEVVTAPERTRGPVHQPQVVEYAPYEQEHSERQRLVYLEPEERRVDVVGQQVPQEPYGEALPVHPVQFQPHQPRYQPQNPEVVVVDDSLINVDVFSYNFETCANNRQKCSTFADCRDYPNGYCCHCRPGFYGNGKQCVAEGKPQRMNGKVSGRVYVGNSPVPEEFNNNDLHSYVVANDGRAYVAISTISPRLGPSLLPLSSLGGVIGWAFALEQPGHENGFSLIGGEFTRQAEVTFLPGNEKLVIKQEFKGIDEHDHLVVNTELEGRVPEVPAGSTVQIDPYSEIYQYSSNLITSSATREYTLNLADGSTQTRTFQWRQTIVFQSCPHDEATRAALPTQQLSVDQVFVMYDPGNQLIRYAMSNKIGSIHGGQPEENPCFTGRHGCDTNAVCRHGQGTQFTCECATGFTGDGRRCYDTDECRETPHVCGPHATCSNQPGTFRCECIDGFQFSSDGRTCVELARPVDHCQAGTHNCDIPERARCSYTGGSNFICSCLQGFVGDGHACQDIDECQPGRCHQNAVCYNTQGSFTCQCRPGFHGDGFHCSTEREKTQCERHRESILSSTGFGPRGPRPPPGQYVPTCDALGTYEPTQCHGSIGQCWCVDRNGVEIPGTRTGPGSRPPMCIDQGVVPPPVGPTPRPDVHPLPPGTHLLFAQSGKIEHIPLEGYDMKKSEAKAVLHLPEKVVIGVAYDCVDKMVYWTDITAPSISRANLKGGEPTAVINTDLVSPEGIAIDHLGRTMFWTDSMRDRIEVASLDGNQRRVLFDSDLVNPRAIITDPPNGHLYWADWNRDSPKIETSYMDGTNRRILVRDDLGLPNGLTYDPQTSLLCWADAGTHKVECMNPIRSDRRQVLDGIQYPFGITSYGKNLYYTDWRRDAVIVADRPAGRETDEFQPQKRSRLYGITTAYAQCPAGQNYCGVNNGGCTHLCLATPTGRSCLCPDNAVGVSCVEREGRY; encoded by the exons ATCAACACCAATGGATTTGTTGCTGTGGAGAGGCCCACTGCGGAGTCAGAGTACCTACGGAACATGCCGGCCAGTTTTGGCATGATCGCCGCTCTGCAAGGGGACCTGGACACCAGCGATGGCGTGGGGAAGGTCTTCTTCCGTCATGACTCCAGCCCTGCCACGCTGCGATTGGCAGCTCAGCACATCAATCGGGCCTTTCCGGAAGACAACGAGGTGGAGCCCAGCCACGCCCTGGTAGTCACCTGGGACAGTGTGGCACCCCATGAGCCCCATATCGGAGGAGACGGGCATGACAAGCAG CGGAACACCTTTCAATTGGTGGTTGCCTCAGTCGAGACGGCCTCCTATGCTATTCTGCTCTATCCGAGGGAAGGGATGCAGTTCCTCTCTACATCCACTGGGGGCGAAAATGGGCCCTTGCAAGCTGGCTTCAGCAAAGGGCTGGTGAAGTTCCTTCTGTGGACCACTCGTCAGGGACCATACTATCGGATAACCACCAGCGACAAGGAGTCTGTCCGAAAACTGGCAGA GCAGACAAACTCCGGCAAGCGCGGTGTGTGGGTGTACGAGATTGGCACGTCGCCATATTTCACAGCTGTCGCCCCGGGCGAGGTAACAGAGCTGCCGGTGGAGGCAGGCCAGGAGAGGGTCAGCTACAACGTGCAGGAGGAGGTGGTCACTGCCCCAGAGAGGACTAGAGGTCCAGTGCACCAGCCGCAAGTCGTGGAGTACGCTCCCTACGAGCAGGAGCATAGCGAACGCCAGCGGCTGGTGTACCTGGAGCCGGAGGAGAGGCGTGTGGATGTGGTGGGGCAGCAGGTTCCTCAGGAGCCCTACGGCGAAGCCCTCCCCGTCCACCCGGTCCAGTTCCAGCCCCACCAGCCCCGCTACCAGCCGCAGAACCccgaggtggtggtggtggacgACAGCCTCATTAATGTCGATG TGTTCTCGTACAACTTTGAAACGTGTGCCAACAACAGACAGAAGTGCTCTACCTTTGCTGACTGCCGAGACTACCCAAATGGAtactgctgccactgcagacCTGGATTCTATGGCAATGGCAAGCAGTGTGTAGCAGAAG GCAAGCCCCAAAGGATGAATGGAAAGGTCAGCGGCAGGGTGTATGTGGGGAACTCACCTGTGCCAGAGGAGTTCAACAACAACGACCTGCACTCCTATGTGGTGGCCAATGATGGCCGGGCCTACGTTGCCATCAGCACCATTTCCCCCCGGCTTGGCCCCTCCttgctccccctctcctccttggGTGGGGTCATCGGCTGGGCCTTTGCCCTGGAGCAGCCCGGACATGAGAATGGCTTCAGCTTGATTG GCGGAGAGTTCACGCGGCAGGCAGAAGTGACCTTCCTGCCCGGGAACGAGAAGCTGGTCATCAAGCAGGAGTTCAAAGGCATCGACGAGCACGACCACCTGGTGGTCAACACCGAGCTGGAGGGCAGGGTGCCCGAGGTGCCGGCGGGATCCACCGTGCAGATCGACCCGTACTCCGAGATCTACCAGTACAGCAGCAACC TGATCACCTCCTCCGCCACCCGGGAGTACACGCTCAACCTGGCGGACGGCAGCACCCAGACCAGGACCTTCCAGTGGCGGCAGACCATCGTGTTCCAGAGCTGCCCTCACGACGAGGCCACCAGGGCGGCGCTCCCCACCCAACAGCTCAGCGTCGACCAGGTCTTCGTCATGTACGACCCCGGCAACCAGCTCATCCGCTACGCCATGAGCAACAAAATCGGCTCCATCCATG GTGGTCAGCCGGAGGAGAACCCCTGCTTCACAGGCCGACATGGCTGTGACACCAACGCTGTCTGCCGACATGGCCAGGGCACCCAGTTCACCTGCGAATGTGCCACTGGTTTCACCGGGGACGGACGCAGGTGTTACG ACACTGACGAATGCAGAGAAACCCCCCATGTCTGTGGCCCTCACGCAACCTGCAGCAACCAGCCCGGCACCTTCCGCTGCGAGTGCATTGATGGCTTTCAGTTCTCCAGCGATGGGCGTACCTGCGTAG AGCTGGCCCGTCCCGTTGATCATTGCCAGGCTGGGACCCACAACTGTGACATCCCAGAGCGGGCCAGGTGCAGCTACACTGGAGGCTCCAACTTCATCTGCTCCTGTCTTCAGGGCTTTGTAGGGGATGGGCACGCCTGCCAGG ACATAGATGAGTGCCAGCCGGGCAGGTGCCATCAGAACGCCGTGTGCTACAACACTCAGGGCTCCTTCACCTGCCAGTGCAGGCCTGGTTTCCACGGTGACGGCTTCCACTGCTCCACCG AGCGTGAGAAGACTCAGTGTGAGCGCCATCGGGAGAGCATCCTGTCCTCCACTGGCTTCGGCCCGCGCGGCCCGCGCCCCCCTCCCGGGCAGTATGTGCCGACCTGCGACGCGCTCGGCACTTACGAGCCCACGCAGTGCCACGGCAGCATCGGCCAGTGCTGGTGTGTGGACCGGAACGGGGTGGAGATTCCCGGGACCCGCACTGGGCCTGGCAGCCGACCACCCATGT GCATTGATCAGGGTGTGGTGCCACCGCCGGTGGGCCCCACCCCTAGGCCCGACGTCCACCCACTGCCTCCAGGGACACATCTGCTGTTCGCTCAGAGCGGAAAGATTGAGCACATTCCCCTGGAGGGTTACGACATGAAGAAGAGTGAGGCCAAGGCCGTACTGCATCTCCCT GAGAAGGTGGTTATCGGAGTGGCTTACGACTGCGTGGACAAGATGGTCTACTGGACTGACATCACTGCACCCTCTATCAGCAGAGCCAACCTAAAGGGGGGAGAGCCCACTGCGGTCATCAATACAG ATCTGGTAAGCCCCGAGGGAATCGCCATCGACCACCTGGGCCGCACCATGTTCTGGACAGACTCCATGCGGGACCGGATTGAGGTGGCCTCCCTGGATGGCAACCAGCGGCGGGTCCTGTTTGACAGCGACCTGGTCAACCCCCGTGCCATCATCACTGACCCTCCcaacgg GCACCTCTACTGGGCTGACTGGAACAGAGATTCCCCCAAGATTGAAACCTCCTACATGGATGGAACTAACCGGAGGATTCTGGTGAGGGATGACCTGGGGCTGCCCAATGGCTTGACCTATGACCCTCAGACCTCCCTGCTGTGCTGGGCCGATGCAG GTACCCATAAGGTGGAGTGCATGAACCCCATCCGGAGTGACCGCAGACAGGTGCTGGATGGTATCCAGTACCCCTTTGGAATCACATCCTATGGAAAGAATCTCTACTACACCGACTGGAGGAG GGACGCCGTGATCGTGGCAGATCGCCCCGCGGGGAGGGAGACGGACGAGTTCCAGCCTCAGAAGCGATCCCGGCTGTACGGAATCACCACTGCCTACGCGCAATGCCCCGCCG ggcaAAACTACTGCGGCGTCAATAATGGAGGCTGCACTCACTTGTGTCTAGCGACCCCTACTGGCCGCtcttgcctgtgccctgacaacgCAGTGGGTGTGAGCTgcgtggagagagagggcagatactga